The nucleotide window TCACCTTCGCCGGAAACCTATCAAACGAAAACACAGAACCAGTCAAAATATCAGCACTCAAAGGATACCTCGACACAATACTACAAGACCCAGTAAACTTCGTAAACGCACCAGTAATCGCCCGAAACAGAGGAATAAAAGTAATAGAAAGCAAAACAGAAGAATCCGGAGACTACAACTCACTACTAACCATAAAAATAACAAACCACAACACCGACATCAAAATATCAGGAACAGTATTCGGAAAAGAAGACGAACGAGTAGTACAAATCGGAGACTACAGAATAGAAACAAAACTAACCAAAAACATGCTATACACAAAACACACAGACCAACCCGGAGTCATAGGCAGAGTAGGAACCCTACTAGGAGAACACGGAGTAAACGTCGGCTCAATGCAAGTCGGCAGAATAGCAGAAGGCGGAGAAGCAATCATGATAATGAGCATAGACGAAAAAATCCCACAAAAAACAATGCAAAAACTACAAAACATACCAGAAATCAACCAAACAAAACAAATCACAAACATCTAAACACAAACACCCAAAAACAAAAAAATATGGGGGGGTCAGGAAACCAAAAAACCCCCAAAAATACACCACCCAAACCAACTAAATAAAACAACCACCAAACAATAGAACATAAACCAAATACAAAAAAATAGAATAGAAAACCAAAAAATAAGTTCTATATAAACAACAGTCTTTTAGGTTTAGATCGTTTTTGTTCTGGTTGGTTTTGGTTTTGGGAGTGGTTTGTTGGGGCCACTCCTTCCTTTTTTTTGTTTTATTTTTAAACTAGACTTAATAAATTTCTTTTTTTTGGTTTTGGTTGTTATCTCGCTTCAGGCCCTCGCTTCAGGCTTAGAGGGCTCTTCATAGGGGAGGGGTCACTTCACTTTGTTACGCTTTGGAGTGATTTTCTTGCTCCGCATGCGTCGCATTTTAGCATTTTTACTTCGTCGACTTTTTGGAATCGTGTGTCTGGGCTTCCGCATTCGTAGCAGAATAGGTATGTTTGTGTGTATTCTTTTATTCTGTTGTTTATGTAGTTTTGTGAGAAACTGCCTTTGAATGATGCTTTTTCGTCTTTCTTTTTTCCTGATGTTCCTAGTTTGTCTGCGAGGAATTTTATTAGGTGGTCGGGGTCTCTGTTGAATTTTTTTGCGATTGTTAGTAGGTTGTTTATGATTGTTATGTTTCCTTCTTTGTATACGTCTGCTTCTGGTATTTCGAATCGTGATTGTTGTAGTTTTTCTAGGTCTCCGATTTCGTTGTGTGCTTTGTCTAGTAGTTCTTCGTATTCGTATTCGGACATTGGATCACCCGATTAGTTCTTGTCCTTTGTCGAATACGACTTTGCCTGGTGTTGGTAGTTTCATTACTGCTCTTTTTAGTGCTTTTCTTGCGTGTTTGTAGTCGTTTGTGTTTACTCTTGCGCTGAATATTTTCTGGCCGCTGTCTATTCGTGCGGCTGTTCCTACTGGACTTCCAAACGCTAGTCTCATTCCGTCTTGAACTCGGTCTGCTCCTGCTCCGGTTGCCATTTTGTTTTCTCTCAAGACGTGGTGTGGGTAGGTACGTAGTTTTAGGAAATAGTTTTTTGGTCCGAGTTGTTTGTTTAGATAGCTGTTCGCTGCGATACGTGCTGATTCAAGTGAGTTATGTGAAATCTGAACCTCTTCTTCAGATAACAACGACATCTCAACGGGGAAATTGTCTTTTTCATCTCTGTTCCCCATGTCAAATGAAACTATTTTGTTGCCAGGTACACCTGACATATATTCTTTTCGAGTGTAAGCTTGACCTTTAACTTGTCGATACATTTTTCCGAATTTTTCTCCCAAAATAAACACCTCAATAAAAAACTGTATATCTGAGTATTCAGTTTAGACCCTAAACGTTATTAACTTTTATCCCAAAAACCCAATCCATTTAACTATTTTTCCTTTAATTTACGGATTGTGTCTCTAAGTATTCCAAGCAATGTATATGTTTCACGTTTAGTTAGGCCTGCTCTCCCTATTATTCTCTTCATCATTAACTTTGTTTTGCCTTTCTTATGGCTTGGATAATCTATTAACTCTAAAACCTGGTTGATTTTTTTATGTAATACATCCATTTCTTCCTGACCAGGCACCGGTATCTCAGCCTTCTCAAAATCGCTTAGTTCATAAAGCAAGATACCTACCGCGTGACTTAAATTCATCACTGGATAGTCACTGGAGGTCGGTATTGAAACAACAAACTCACATTCCCTAACAACCTTGTTCGGCAACCCATGGTCCTCACGACCAAAAACCAAAGCCACATCCCCACCAAAACCATCCAACCGATCCCCTAACTCCTTAGGACTGTAATAAGGCATCCGTACATGACAACTATCAGTAACCCCAGGAACACCAGTCGTAGCAACCTTAACATCAACTCCCTCAACAGCATCCCAAAAAGAATCAACAACCAACGCATCATCAAGAATATAACCAGCATTCGAAGCATATATCCAGGCCTCATCCCCCAACTCAACAGGGTCAACCAAAACAAGATCATCATAACCAAAATTAGCCATCAACCTAGCCACAAAACCAACATTCCCCTCAAACTTCGGATTAACCAAAACAACACGAACCAAACAAAACCACCAACAAAAAACAAACCCAAAACTACAAAAAACAAACCCACATAAACCCCACACCAAAATCACTTTCGCTTAAATTATTCTATAACAAATATAGTTTTCCAGCTTTTGTTTTATACATTTTATAACAGATTTAGTGTTTTATGTCAGGTTAATAACCAAAAAATGTAACATCCCGTCCCTGACCCCTATATCTGCCTCTAAAAAACTTACTTTTTTTATTAAAGGGGGTTAGGTAGTATTGGTTGGATGGTGGCTTCTGTTTTATTTTAAAGTTTTTTTTGGTTAGTGTGTTTTTTTGGTTTTGGGTGGAAAGTTATTTCTTTTTTTGTGGTTATTATTTGTTGATGAATAGGGAGACAGCTTGGCGTGTTTTTGGTAGGGAGTTTAATTTAAGTAGTTGTTGGTTGGAGTCTGAGGAGGAGATGGCTCCTAATTATTTGGTTACTCCTTCTGGTGCGCTTTGTAATAGGGTTTTTGTTGTTGGTGTTTTGGTTGGTGTTGAGGAGGCTGGTAGTGGTATGTTGAAGGGGTTGGTTAGTGATCCGACCGGTTTGTTCCAGGTTTATGCTGGTAGGTATCAGCCTGAGGCTCGTGATGTTTTGGAGGGTTTGGAGCCTCCTGTTTATGTTGCTGTTACTGGTAAGGCGAATGGATATAGGACCGATGATGGTGGTTTGTTGTGTTCTATTCGGTTGGAGGAGATTTCTAGTACTGATGAGCGGGCGAGGGTTAATTGGGCGATAAATACTGCTTGGCGAACTGTTGAGAGAATGAAGGCTTTTAGAATGGCTTTGGATTCTGGGATTGAGGAGCAGGAGAAGTTGGTTAAGTATCTGGAGTCAGGTGGGGTTCGAGAGGATCTAGCTCGCGGTATCTCTATTGCCGTTGGACATTATGAACCAGGTTTGGATGAGTTGCAGTCGATTGTTAAGGAAGGGTTAAGTTCTTTTAGTGATGTTGAGTTTGATGAAAGTGAATTAACTCCTAAAATCGCTGTTAAAAACTCAATCAATGAGTTGGATAATGGAGATGGAGCCCTTTATTCAGAGATTATTGAACATGCAATTGAAAACAGTAATTATGATGAGGAAACGGTTGAACGTGCCTTAAATGATTTATTGAAGAAAGGTCGTTGTTATGAACCTGAGCCAGGCCAGATAAAACTGATCTAAAAGAAAGGTGGTTTTTTTGGCTTCAATCAATCCAGTTCCAGGAGAACCCGCTGCATTAATCAACGATATACTGGTAATTGCAGACCTACATCTCGGTGTTGAAACCTCCTATAGAGAACGAGGAGTGATGATACCAAGCCAAACAAATAAAAACCTAAAAAGAATCACAAAACTCATCAAAAAACTAGAACCAAACAGGTTGTTAATTCTCGGCGACTTTAAACACAACGTCAAAGGAAGTTCATGGCAAGAAAAAGATGAAATCCCCCCACTCCTAGACAAACTAAGCGATCTACTACCCATCTCAATAGTTCCTGGAAACCACGACGGAAACCTAAAATCACTATTACCAAGAGATAAAGACATCAAACTACATAGTAACAGAGGAACTGTAATAGAAGATATAGGCCTAGTCCATGGACATACATGGCCAAAACCAGAAATAATAAACTCCCCAAAAATATTAACCGGCCATAACCACCCAGTAATCCAATTTAACGATAACTTAGGCAGAGAACAAAGAAAAAAAGCCTGGATACGAGCCCCACTAAACAAAAAAACCACCCTAAACCGATACCCAGAAATAGACTGGAAAAACCAAGAAATAATCATCCAACCCGCATACAGCAACCTAGTCGGAAGCGCAGTATTCAACAAACAAAACAAATTCCTAGGCCCACTATTCAACCAAAAACTAATAAACCCAAAAAAAATGAAAGCACATCTACTAGACGGAACATACATAGGCCAACTAACACCACAACCCAAAAAAGACAAACCATAACCTAAAACTCAATAACTTAGTAGTTATAAATAGTAGTTATAAGTTATAAGTAATAATTATAAATAGTAATTAGTTATGTGTTAGTTCGGTATTAGTGGGATTTTTAGAGGGGTATGGTGTTTTTGGGTTTTTTGTTTGTTTTTTGTTGTTTTTTGGTTTTTTTTTGTTTTTTGTTGTTTTTTGGTGTTTTTTTGGGTAAACTTCAATTTGTTTGATGTATTATTGTTTTTGTGTTGTTTTTTATGAGTGTGTTGTTGTGTAATTCTGGATCTGGGTTTGGTGTTTTGGGTGGTGAGGCAGGTAGGTTGGGGTATGGTTGTTTGGTGTTTTTGGTTTCGCCGGATAGGTTGGGTGATTTGCCTGATTTGGATGTTGGGGTTGATGTTGTTTGGGGTGTTTTGTTGGAGCCTGGTTCTGTTGGTGAGTTTAAGGGTTTGGTTGGTGGGTGTGGTGATGTTGATTTTGTTGTTGTGAGGTCTGTTGGGGATGTTGATGTTGATCGGGCTGTTGTTTTGGATGGTCGGGTTGATTTGTTGTTGTTGGGTGGTGGGGATGTTGTTGATTATGTTTTGGCTAGGGAGTGTGGTGAGAGGGGTGTTGGTGTTGGTTTTGATTTGAAGGAGTTGTTGGATTCTAGGGGTTATCGTCGTAGTTTGTTGGTGCGTAGGTTTAGGAAGGATGTTGAGGTTTTGGGTAAGTATGGGTGTAGTGTTGTTCCGTCGTTGTTGTGTAGGGATAGGTTTGATGTGAAGGCGCCTAGGGATTTTAGGTCTTTGTTGGGTGTTTTTGGTTTTGATGTTGGTTTGTTTGGTGATTCTAGGGAGTTTATATTGGATAGGGTTTCGTATAATAGGAGGGGGGGTAGTTCGGGTTTTGTTGAGCCGGGGATTGAGGTTGTTGATGATGAGGATTAGTGTTGGGGGTGTTTTTTGGTGTTGCCGGTTTGTTTAAGGGAGAGTAGGAGGTATTTGGCTGTTCGTGTTGTTTGTGATGGTGATGTAGGTAGGGGTGATCTTGTTCATGGGGTTTGGGGTACTGCTGTTTCTTTGTTGGGTGATGTTGAGGCTGGTGAGTCGGGGTTGTGGATTTATGGTTTTGATGGCCGTTTTCTTGTTGTTGGTTGTTATGATGGGTATGTTGATAGGGTGAGTGGTGTTTTGGCTTGTGTGCGGCGTGTTGATGGTGTTAGGGTTCGTCTTGATGTTTTGGGTGTTTCTGGGACTATGAAGAAGCTGAAGAAAAGATTTATACAAAAACAAGATGAATGATTTGGTAGATTTAGGTTTATATGTTTTTATTTTTAATTAATTGGTGAAATTATGCAGCAAAGTCCAAAGATGGGATATGATAGGGCTATCACTGTTTTTAGCCCGGACGGTAGATTGTTCCAGGTGGAATATGCGAGAGAAGCGGTTAAGAGAGGTACAACTGCCATGGGTATTAAGGCAGAGGATGGCGTGGTACTGATAGTTGATAAAAGAATTTCCACCGAGCTTCTTGAGCCACGGAGTATTGAAAAGATATTTAGTCTTGATGACCATATTGGGTCGGCTACAAGTGGTTTAGTGGCTGATGCCCGTGTCTTGATAGAGAAGGCAAGGGTTGAGTCACAGGTTAACCAGATGACCTATAACGAACAAATTAGTGTTGACACCTTGACAACCAAGGTTTGTGAACACTTACAGACCTACACCCAGTATGGAGGAGTACGTCCTTTCGGTACCGCCTTACTTATAGCTGGAGTTGACAATGACGCTCCTAAATTGTTTGAAACAGACCCAAGCGGCGCAATGATGGAGTATAAAGCAACCAGCATTGGTGAAAACCGACAAGAAATCATGAAGTACTTCGAAAAAGAATATAAAGAAGACTTAGATATAGATGAAGCAATAACACTTGGTTTACAAGCATTGGTTAAAGAACTGGATGAAGATCCAACCGTTGAATCACTCGAAATCGGTATAGCAAAAGTAGATACAGGTAAGTTTGAAAAACTATCCGAAGAAGAACTCAAAGAACACATAAGCCATTTAGAAGAGCTTGAAGAAACAGAAGATGAAGAAACAGAAAAAGAAACAGAAGAGTAATGGGGTTTTTTTATGGTCTCCCTCGATGAAGCCGTAACTGCTAGAATGGAAAGCCATGGTACGAGGTTCGAGGTCTTGGTAGACCCGGACCTAGCTCTAGCACTTAAAAACGGTGATGAAGTAGATTATGACGAACTACTTGCTATAGACAAAATCTTCAAAGACGCATCGAGAGGAGATGAAGCCTCCGATGAAATGATGAAGGAGGTTTTCGATACAACCAATCCCCAGGAAATCACAGATACAATAATAAAGGAAGGAGACATCCAACTAACAAGCGAACAGAGAAAAAGAATCCAAGAACAAAAAAAGAAGAAAGTGATAAACAGGATAGCGAGGAACGCAGTCAACCCACAACAAAACGACGCTCCACACCCACCCAACAGAATCGAGAAATCAATGGAAGAAGCAGGTGTCCGCATAGACCCATTCGTCTCAGTAAGCGAGCAAGTAGAAGAAGCCCTAGACGCAATCCGCCCAATCATACCAATAAAATTCAAACAAAAGAAATTCGCAGTCCTAATACCAGGCGAATACTCCGGACCAGCCTACGGACAGATGCAGAGCTTCGGTAAAATCGTAGACGAAGAATGGCAAGAAGACGGTTCCTGGATAGGCGTAATAAAATGTCCAGGCGGAATCAAAAAAGAGCTAGAAAACTTGGTAGCAGAAATAACTGAAGGAAAAGGAGAAGTAAAGGCATATGGAGATTGATAAAACATGGTACACCGAGAAACCGTAATACCCGGCGAAAAAATATCAACAAAACTAAAGCCAGGGAAAAACACCTACAAAGAAGGAAACAACATATACTCAACCATATATGGATTCAAAAACAAAAGAAACGACACAATAGAAGTACTACCAATAAAATCCAAATACATACCAAAAAAAGGAGACAAAGTCATAGGAATCGTAAC belongs to Methanonatronarchaeum sp. AMET-Sl and includes:
- a CDS encoding translation initiation factor IF-2 subunit beta — protein: MSEYEYEELLDKAHNEIGDLEKLQQSRFEIPEADVYKEGNITIINNLLTIAKKFNRDPDHLIKFLADKLGTSGKKKDEKASFKGSFSQNYINNRIKEYTQTYLFCYECGSPDTRFQKVDEVKMLKCDACGARKSLQSVTK
- a CDS encoding 50S ribosomal protein L16, translating into MGEKFGKMYRQVKGQAYTRKEYMSGVPGNKIVSFDMGNRDEKDNFPVEMSLLSEEEVQISHNSLESARIAANSYLNKQLGPKNYFLKLRTYPHHVLRENKMATGAGADRVQDGMRLAFGSPVGTAARIDSGQKIFSARVNTNDYKHARKALKRAVMKLPTPGKVVFDKGQELIG
- a CDS encoding RNA methyltransferase, translated to MVRVVLVNPKFEGNVGFVARLMANFGYDDLVLVDPVELGDEAWIYASNAGYILDDALVVDSFWDAVEGVDVKVATTGVPGVTDSCHVRMPYYSPKELGDRLDGFGGDVALVFGREDHGLPNKVVRECEFVVSIPTSSDYPVMNLSHAVGILLYELSDFEKAEIPVPGQEEMDVLHKKINQVLELIDYPSHKKGKTKLMMKRIIGRAGLTKRETYTLLGILRDTIRKLKEK
- a CDS encoding metallophosphoesterase — encoded protein: MASINPVPGEPAALINDILVIADLHLGVETSYRERGVMIPSQTNKNLKRITKLIKKLEPNRLLILGDFKHNVKGSSWQEKDEIPPLLDKLSDLLPISIVPGNHDGNLKSLLPRDKDIKLHSNRGTVIEDIGLVHGHTWPKPEIINSPKILTGHNHPVIQFNDNLGREQRKKAWIRAPLNKKTTLNRYPEIDWKNQEIIIQPAYSNLVGSAVFNKQNKFLGPLFNQKLINPKKMKAHLLDGTYIGQLTPQPKKDKP
- a CDS encoding Rpp14/Pop5 family protein, with translation MPVCLRESRRYLAVRVVCDGDVGRGDLVHGVWGTAVSLLGDVEAGESGLWIYGFDGRFLVVGCYDGYVDRVSGVLACVRRVDGVRVRLDVLGVSGTMKKLKKRFIQKQDE
- the psmA gene encoding archaeal proteasome endopeptidase complex subunit alpha; amino-acid sequence: MQQSPKMGYDRAITVFSPDGRLFQVEYAREAVKRGTTAMGIKAEDGVVLIVDKRISTELLEPRSIEKIFSLDDHIGSATSGLVADARVLIEKARVESQVNQMTYNEQISVDTLTTKVCEHLQTYTQYGGVRPFGTALLIAGVDNDAPKLFETDPSGAMMEYKATSIGENRQEIMKYFEKEYKEDLDIDEAITLGLQALVKELDEDPTVESLEIGIAKVDTGKFEKLSEEELKEHISHLEELEETEDEETEKETEE
- a CDS encoding ribosome assembly factor SBDS; the protein is MVSLDEAVTARMESHGTRFEVLVDPDLALALKNGDEVDYDELLAIDKIFKDASRGDEASDEMMKEVFDTTNPQEITDTIIKEGDIQLTSEQRKRIQEQKKKKVINRIARNAVNPQQNDAPHPPNRIEKSMEEAGVRIDPFVSVSEQVEEALDAIRPIIPIKFKQKKFAVLIPGEYSGPAYGQMQSFGKIVDEEWQEDGSWIGVIKCPGGIKKELENLVAEITEGKGEVKAYGD